From one Magnolia sinica isolate HGM2019 chromosome 18, MsV1, whole genome shotgun sequence genomic stretch:
- the LOC131232394 gene encoding microtubule-destabilizing protein 60-like: MKLALPGLHGKVPEAEVSSLSSSDLFITLKNFNMDSRVYSSFDSSNGSIGSRTSGGGRSRQNSSESLGRAGGKKWEKQLKVTSLHPFKLRTEQRGRFKKEEFHKKVE, translated from the exons ATGAAATTGGCATTGCCAGGGTTGCATGGGAAGGTCCCAGAGGCAGAGGTTTCTTCTTTATCATCATCTGATCTTTTCATCACTTTGAAGAATTTCAATATGGATTCAAGGGTCTACTCTTCTTTCGACAGCAGCAATGGGAG CATTGGGAGCAGGACTTCTGGTGGAGGCAGGAGCCGACAAAAT AGCTCTGAGTCCTTGGGAAGAGCTGGTGGAAAGAAATGGGAGAAACAGCTGAAAGTCACCAGCCTACATCCATTCAAGCTAAGAACTGAG CAAAGAGGGAGATTCAAAAAAGAAGAATTCCATAAGAAAGTAGAGTAA
- the LOC131233678 gene encoding small ribosomal subunit protein eS19z-like, with amino-acid sequence MARKIYLRQGIGVGGFQKIYGGRKRNGSRPPHFCKSSGSITRHILQQLQQMNIIDIDLKGGRRITSSGQRDLDQVAGRIVVTP; translated from the exons ATGGCAAGAAAAATATATTTGAGGCAAGGAATTGGAGTTGGTGGGTTTCAGAAGATTTATGGTGGGCGCAAGAGAAACGGGAGTCGCCCACCTCATTTCTGTAAGAGCAGCGGTTCTATTACCCGTCACATCCTCCAACAGCTTCAACAGATGAACATTATTGACATTGATCTGAAAGG TGGGAGGAGAATCACTTCCAGTGGTCAGCGGGATCTCGATCAAGTTGCTGGTCGGATTGTTGTCACTCCTTAA
- the LOC131233062 gene encoding microtubule-destabilizing protein 60-like codes for MKCSKVVFDHLITFMSVGKKYNELFASFFFFFQVAEKISLMDQYRLERERQLKMEEEEEIRRLRKELVPRAQPMPYFDRPSIPKRSLKNPTIPKEPKFHNPQHKKIKCMSWNDINLAINADEMRNGKER; via the exons ATGAAATGCAGCAAAGTTGTATTTGATCACTTGATAACATTCATGAGCGTtggaaaaaaatataatgaactttttgcttcttttttttttttttttcaggttgcTGAGAAGATATCCTTAATGGATCAGTACAGATTAGAAAGAGAGAGGCAGCTAAAG atggaagaagaggaagaaataaGAAGGTTGAGGAAAGAACTGGTGCCAAGAGCTCAACCAATGCCCTATTTTGATAGGCCTTCTATACCAAAAAG GTCATTGAAAAATCCAACCATACCAAAAGAGCCCAAGTTCCATAATCCGCAGCACAAGAAGATCAAATGCATGTCATGGAATGACATCAACTTGGCCATCAACGCTGATGAGATGAGAAATGGTAAGGAGAGATGA